TCGTCTCGTGTCGACGGGCGATCTCCCAGAGCGAATCGCCCGCCCTCACCCGGTACCGCCCCCCGCCGGCGACGTATTGCTGCCCGCTGGCACGCGTGATTCGCTCGACGTAGGCAGCGTACTGCTGCGGGAAGAGCGCCACGTGGTAGTGGGGCGGGCGGCGCTCCAGGGAAACCTCGAGCACCCCCGAGCCCTCGAGCTGGAGCAGTACGCGCTCGAGCCACCCGCGGCACTTCGGGCCGGGGACGCGCAGGTCGAGCGCCATGCCGGTGGGGTGTACGGAGCGCGGGGAGGCGTTTAGCGGCTGCCGGTTCATCGGGCGCGTCAGGCTCGTGACCACGAGTCGCTCGCCGCACGCACGCCGGTACTGCGACGCAAGCCGGGATATGAACAGCCTCACTTCGGGCCGCGCGTAGGGAAACGAGATTTCGTGAAGCTCAAAGTCCGCCGTTGCGGTCACGGGGACGAGATAGCCGGCGTCGACGAAGCGCTGCACCTGTTCGGGCGTCGCGATGTAGGTGAAGTCGTGCTGACGGGCGACACGGTTCTGGCGATCCAGCGAACTCGTGGACCCGCGCAGACTCTGTCCCGAGATCTCGCCCGGCACGGCCACGGCCAGAAGAAACGGCAAGGTTGCCCAGGTTTTCACGATGCCTCCGCCCCGCTGATCCACCCCACCTGAACTGCACCCGAACCTGAAACATAAGCAAACGGGGCGTCGCCGTTCAACTTTTTTCCGATCATGGAGCGTGGTGGATCCCGAAG
This region of Candidatus Palauibacter polyketidifaciens genomic DNA includes:
- a CDS encoding DUF5715 family protein, whose product is MKTWATLPFLLAVAVPGEISGQSLRGSTSSLDRQNRVARQHDFTYIATPEQVQRFVDAGYLVPVTATADFELHEISFPYARPEVRLFISRLASQYRRACGERLVVTSLTRPMNRQPLNASPRSVHPTGMALDLRVPGPKCRGWLERVLLQLEGSGVLEVSLERRPPHYHVALFPQQYAAYVERITRASGQQYVAGGGRYRVRAGDSLWEIARRHETTVTRLRSANNLNGSRIYPGQVLTLPD